Below is a genomic region from Staphylococcus carnosus.
GAAACATTTAACAAAAATATTTGTGGTAATCGCGATACTTTCTTTTTTAGTAAGTGTTTATTTCCAAACAACTCATCAAGAAAGCTCAGGCATTAAGCTAATGTTGGCTGCGATTATGTTTATGATATGCGCATTTATTAGCCGTAATAATGATCGGAGAAAAAAAGAAAGAGATATGCAAAATAAAAAGAAGTAACTGCATTTATGATAATAAGTGCAGTACTTTTTTTTAGCTATGTATATATACAATATATACACTTTAGGTTATTTTTTTAATAGAAAATCCCTATGAACTATTTAAAATATCTAGACATAGCATATATATGTGTGTATACTGTGTATATACAGTTAGGGAGGAAGTTAAATGAAAATACTGCTTAAAAACAATAGTGAATATCCGATTTATGAACAAATCAAGCAGCAAATTAAAGAAAATATCCTTAAAGGGTATATTTCTCCCGGGGAACATCTTCCATCTATGAGAGAACTTGCAAAGGATTTACGTGTCAGCTTGATTACAACCAAACGTGCTTACGAAGACTTAGAAAAGGATGGATTTGTTACTACAGTCAGAGGAAGAGGTACTTTTGTTAAGGAACAAGATAATGCAATTTTGAAAGAAAAACAATTTATTGTTATTGAAGACTTAACAAAATCGATCGTGAAAGAGGCAAAAACTATTGGGATGTCACTTGAGGAGCTGACTGAAATCGTAACATTAATCTATGAGGAGGAAAGTGAATGAATCAAAATGCCATTGATGTTAAGCAACTTAATTATAAAACCAACAACTTTGAACTCAATGATATTACATTTCGCGTTCCGAAAGGTTATGTTACTGGATTTATCGGTTCAAATGGTGCTGGGAAAACTACACTCATTCGCTTGATAATGAATTTAATCCGACCTGATTCAGGCAACATAGAAATGTTAGGATTCGAAATGTCGAATTTTGAAGGTGAAATCAAAGAAAAGATTGGATTCATTTATTCGGAATTATATCTGAATGATAAATGGACAGTTAAAAAGTGCGAGCAGTGTATTAGTCCCATGTATGAAGAGTGGGATGAGTCATTGTTTAAACATTACATCCAAAAGTTTAATTTGCCCTTGAATAAGAAAATCAAAACTTTTTCAACAGGCATGAAAATGAAATTATCTTTTGCCATTGCATTCAGTCATCATGCAGAGCTATACATCTTAGATGAACCAACCTCAGGATTAGACCCTGTAGCACGAAATGAAGTTCTGGAAATTATTCAACAAGAATTGATTGATGAAAATAAATCTGTTTTCTTTTCGACACATATTATTTCTGATATTGAAAAAATTGCTGATCATCTTGTTTATTTGAAAGATGGACAAATTATTTTTGATGAACAAAAGCATATTTTATTGAAAGAGTATCAAATGATTCGTGGTAATACGGCTGACTTAGATGAGGAACTTAAGGGTTATATTATCAATCTTAAAATGAAACAAACGGGTTTTGAAGGATTGACTAAAGAAGCTGACGCTTTTATAGAGTTATTTGGTGATCGCGTTGTCATTACTCGACCTAGTATTGAAGAGTTGATGGTCAATATTGAACAAGGTGATTTAAGCTCAGATAAGCTAGGTGATGCACTATGAAACAATTAATACTTAGAAATTTAAAATTAAGAAAAGTATCGTTGATTATTTATGCAGCACTTATTATTGTATCTCCTTTTTATCATTTGTTTTTAAATAAGCATACTGTTTTTGGAGGCATCATCTATTCAATATTATCTGTATTTGTTATGTTCATTTCGCTTTTTGATTGTGGAAATGCATTCAGATTACAGTTTAAATTAGGAGGAAATAAGGCATACTATTTTAATCATAGTCTTCCTTTTTCAGCTCAAGAACAATTGAATGCGCATTATTTAACTACAGTCCTAATGTCCGTTGCAGGAGCGATTGTTTTAACAGACTATTACAATGTTCCGATGGGCGGAGAAATAAATGGTGTAGAAATGACTACGCCAATGTATTTTATCGCAATTAATTTAATAGGACATGCAATCGCATTTCCGAAATATTCTGAAGTCAGAAGGGATTTTATCCCTTATTGGGGATTTGTAGTTGTGGTGAATTTCATCGTGCCAGTGATTTTCAGCATGTCCTTGCTACTGATTGCAATCACAACCCATAGCTTTAAACTGATAGATAATGTTTTAGATTACTCTATTAATATCTTTGGAATCGTATTTATTATCTTTGGAATTATACTATTTGGTTTGACATACTTTAAACAACTTAAAAAAATCAATGAAGCAGAACAAACGTATTAAAGGAGGTTTTTTTAATGAAGCTAGAACATATTACGAAACAATATGGTGAAAACAAAGTCTTAGATAATATTGATTTTGATTTTAATCAAAGCCGTATTGTCGGATTGATTGGTAAAAATGGTGTCGGTAAAACGACTTTGATGAAAATAATGAATGGCAATATCATTAATTATAAAGGTAAGGTTGATATAAAACCTGAAGAACGAATTGGTTATTTAATTGAACATCCTAAATTATATGATAATAAAACTGGTTTATATAACCTGAAAATATTTGCTCAAGTTTTAGGGAGCGGCTTTGATAAAGCATATGCACAAAAAATTATTGATGCTTTTGGAATGTCGCCATACATTAAAAAGAAAGTTAAAAAATACTCTATGGGAATGAAACAAAAACTAGCAATAGCTGTTTCATTAATGAACAAACCTAAGTACTTAATTTTAGATGAACCTACAAATGGTATGGACCCAGATGGTTCAATCGATGTTTTAGAAACAATCCAAAAGTTAGTTAATGATTTGGATATGCATATCTTAATATCCAGTCATAAACTAGAAGATATCGAATTGATTTGCGATAGAGCTGTCTTCTTAAGTGATGCGCACTTTGTTCAAGATGTAGATATGTCGAAAGGAACACCTCAAGATACAACTGTTTTAATGTTAGGTAAAGATTTAACAGATGATCAATTTAAACAAGTATTAGATTATCTGACAGTGCATTATAAAATTTTGCAAAGTCATAAAGAGTCAGGAGAAATTTCTCTTAAAGCAATTAGAGATTACAAACCTTTACTCAAAGGCTTGGCAGGTTTAGAAGTATTTCCTGAATATATTGAAACACGCAAAACTTCTTTACGTGATACTTACTTTAATATTAATCAAAGAGGTGAGCATAAGTGAATATCTTCCAACTTGTAAAACATGACATCATTAGTATTGTAAAAAGCCCTTTAACATATTTAGCCCTTATATTGACTTTCATTCCGCTTATTGGAGTAACTGCTTTAATTAATCAGCAAATGCATAAAGTGAATGCCGATATGATTATGTCAGCAGGCAGTTGGTTCTTTTCTATAGTCGGTTTACTCTTTGTGATTAAAACAATTACTAGAGATATTGGCCAAGGAACGATTCAACTATATTTAAATAAAGTAAGCAATCGTATTAAATACTTTATTGCGAAAGTAATTTCTATTGTTTTCATCTCATTTTTAATGACAGGTATTTTAGATTTATTTGTATTTATTATACAAAGTGCAACAAAAGGACCAGACCTTAAAGATGAAAAGTTTATTCAAATCTTATGGTTCTATTTGATTTTCTTCTTATTCTTCGGTCTATTATTATTTTTAATTTCTCTTATTGCACCTAAGCCTGCATTGATATATGCACTAGGGATTTTCTTGATACTTATCGTTCCATTTGCAGAACCATTCTTACCAATGATTCCAAAAATTGGAGATAATATCCAAAAATCTTTAAAATATATTCCATTCAGTTATTTAACAAGTAAGACAACATCAGGAAATTATACATTTTCAAACTGGCAGTGGTTCATATCTTCAGCTTCAATCGTAGTATTATTTATAGCCAATGCGCTTTATATTACACGTAAAGATATTTAATATAAAAGCCGGAATGATGGTCAATATAACCAAAATTCCGGCTTTAAATATTGTTGGTTTATGGATTAAGCAATTTATCTATAATGGAATCATAAACATCTTTCCAAAGATTTGAATCTGTTTTAAATCGATTAGAGATAGCTTTGTGTACTTGTTGTGCTTTTTCATCATATGAAGGATCGTCTTTGTCTGGTAAAAAATCAGAACGTGTTTTTTCAACAAACTTTTGTACAGGCTTTGCACGTGGCCCCCATACGTTTTCTTGTTCAAAGTTATCATTAAGAAAAACAAAGATAGGTATTGAACGTGATTTTCCGTTTGTTAAATATTGATCTATTAAATCAGTATCTTGATCTCGGTGGAAAACGTGTACTTCTAAATTTAACAATTCGCTGATATGTTTCAGAATTGCAATGTTCATCATGGCATCCCCACACCAATCTTCTGAAATCACAAGTACTTTACTATAATCTTTTTGTTTAATTTTATTAATACGTTCATCATTTTGAGGAACAGAGAAGTCATTATAAATACTAAGTAATCCTTCCTTATTTTCACTCATTTGATCAATGTACGTATTCAAATCTTGGCTGTTTTTATAATATGTTTCTAAGTTTGCCATACACATAACCCCCTTTGTATATTGCTAATATTATAGCAATTTTTGATAGATATTAAAAAGGAAAACTTTAGAAAATTCAAATATCTGTATTTTATTCACAAATAAGTGATTATTTATTGAAAAAAATACTTATTTATGGGGAATATGAAGTGCAAGGTAACAAAAAGTAGTATGATAGATATGAAAAAATGACATAACATCAATTCAACAGAAGAAAGTGGTGAACTTTATGAGAAATAGACTGGTTGCAATTATTGTTTTCACAATAATGAGTGTAGTAGTTTTATTGATATCAGGGTATATCAATAATACAAAGTCAGTCAATTTATCAGAACTGAAAATTAATAATATGCAAGTTAATGAAAAATTTAATGAAAAAGGTTTTAAAGTGAATCATGAGATTCAAATCGATCGTTATAAATTTTATTATAATGAAAAACATCCAGATTTGATTGTCAAAGTAGATAAAAAATCTCACAAAATTAAAGGGATTATGCTGATTAAAGACAGCAAAATAAAAACAAACAAAAACTTTACGGTCGGTGATTCGATTGATGATGCTATTCAAGCATTAGGCAGCAGTTACCAAATGAGTAAAGGTAAACATGGTTATAAAACCTTAACTTATTCAGATAAAGAAGACCATCTTAGTTTAAAAGTATTATACCAAGATGATGAGATTCGCCGTATCGAGTTCTATAAATGGTAAACATGCTATTAAAGGTGGTGCATTTCAATATTTTAAAGCGCCATCTTTTTTAGTGGAGAAATTATTTTAAGAGTGTGACCAATTAAAAGTTTTTGTATTTATATAAGGATTAAACATTTTAATATTATTTAGATTTAAAGTATAATCTAAGAAAATGTGGGAGGTGAGCCGAGTGAATAAAATAACATTTTTAAATGACTTAGAGAGTGAGTTAAGATGGTTGCCTAGAAAAGAACAAGATAGAATTATGTTTAAATATGAAGATATATTCTATGAAGGAGAACGTAATGGCCGCTCTGAAGCTGAAATACTAGAAAGCATGGAACCTCCTAAAAAAATTGCGAAAGAAATTTATGCTCAGCATGCGATAGATAATGCTGAAAGTGCTCCCAATGCGCAGAATGTAACCAAAGCGGTATTAGCTACAATCGGGATAGGATTAATGACCTTGATTATCATCCTGATCCCTTTAATATTTGTGGTTATTATTATATTAGCTCTGTTACTTACATCGTTAGTATTATTATTAGCACCGATTATTATGGCACTTGCAAATATATTGGATGGTTTTTCGCATTTTTTATTCAGCGATTTTCTTTTCTCGATCAGCTACACAGGACTCGGTATCATTTTGATTGTGTTGATTTTTAAACTTGCTGAAATCCTGTATAAATTGATTTTGAAATACTTGCGTTGGAATTTAAAAATAATAAAAGGGAGCATACAAGGATGAAAAAATTACTCATAATTGGAATAGTCATGTTTGTTGCTTTCTTTTCACTTGGATCACTTGTTTGGTTTGTACATGATAAAAATATCTTACCTAATGAAGAAGTACATAAAACATTTTCAGACGAAAATGTTCAAGATATCACAGTGAGCGGAAAAAATCGAATATCAAAGTTGTACAAGGTAATCAACTGAAATTAAATTACAATGGCGAAAAGCCGATTAATTATTCAATCCATAATGGTATTTTAAAAATATCAGAAAAACAAAAAAATGATATTGCACCGTCTATTAATCCATTCAAGAAAAACAAGCAAAACATGACAATTGAAGTTCCAAAGAAAAAGTTAAACGATGTAAATATTTCAACTGATGTGGGGGATATTGATTTTGAAGGAGTCCGTGCTAATACAGCAACGATTTGGAATAATATTTCTGATGTAAATTTCAATAGGAGTCAAATCAATAGTGTGGAGATTAAATCTGAATCTTCTCGTCTGAACTTTAACCATACCAGCTTCAACAATGGCAATGTTAAAATTGATAATGGATCAATAAAAGGGGATAATTCCATTGTCAGAGATAGCGTGTTTATCATTGAAAGAGGCAATATTAATTTGAAAAACATGGAAAAAACATGTGATTTAAAAGCATTTGCAAAAAATGGCAGTATTAATTTTGACTATCAAGATAAGCCTAAAGATACTTTATTGAAATTAAATCCATCTGATGGTAAAAAAGTTGTGAATAACCCCAATTTTGAAGATGAAAAAACGGGTAATGGAAAAAATATTCTTGAATTTTACACCAATCATGGCGATATCAAAATAAATTAGCAAAGAAGAAGCACGTACGAAATTTTTTCGTACGTGCTTAAATATTATTTAGAGGCAAATTGTATTTCAGTATCAATATAGCCGTCAAATGAATGAATATTGAGTTCATTTCCAGCTAACCATTTATTAAAATCAATTTGAACCGGTGTACCATTTTCACCTAATGCAATCCATGCTTCCATTGTTTCAGGATTATACATACTTGTGTGTATCGTACCAGACCAGCTGCTGAATAATTTACTGTAAATTTCATATTCAGGGTTATTAAATAATTCAAATGCTTTTCTTTTATCCATTTGAATATCAGTTTGTTTCAAAGTGCGTGCAAGGCGTTCTTTCGACTCTTTAGTATAGTTTCTATTTTCGTGCGTAAGTAATTTAAAATGATTAGTACATGTCCGATCGTAGCGTACATTAATATCTCTGGGAGAAACTTCAACGATAGCATGATTTAAATTTTTATCCATCATAATATAGCTGAATGAACTGCGATGTGGAATTTCTGACAGTAGTTGAATTGCTTCCTCTGTATTTTTACATAGTTCTAGAATCAGTCTTCCAATCATATAGCAAACAAAGCCATTAGCTGGTTTTTTGCGATGCATAAAATTATAACCCATTGCAAGTCCTTCTCCGTTTAAACCATCCATTCTTCCTGTCACTCTAGAAGTAGGTCCTATTTGTGCGTACCCTCCATCATTAGGCTGATAAAGCAGGTAACGGCCATCATAAGTAGCAGGATGATAATCATAGTTTCTAACAAGGTAATCATTACCTAAAAAAACTGTACAACCACTGTCTTTTTTTATAGGTGTAAAACGATAATGGGCAAAGTTGAATACAATTTGGCGAATCGGCAGTTCAAGAACTTCTCGCATTCCGATCAATTCTTCCCAAATTTGCGGCGCATAGGTTTGAAATATTGAATGAGTTTCATTAGCATCAATATCAAAGCGAGGTAGCCGTTTTTTCCATTCTTTTTCTCTATTTTGAAGCAAACGTGTCTGTTTCATCCATTTTCCAGTTTCCACACCTAAATCAAAGTGGGAACCTCGAAATGTCATGATATCCGATTGAACTTTCTGCATTGAAATATCTCCTTAATTTTTTGTTTTTACAATTGTCATAATAATGTAATTTTTTATTAATAGACTTGGGAAATAATTGTGTATTACAATATAGTTAGTAAAGGAACAGTGTATACAGTGTCAATGTCACTTGAAACGCGGAGTAAACGTTCAGGGGTGATAGCTATGTTTCAAGATTATTATAACAAAGCGTACTCTGCTGTATATAGATGGTGGAGAGGCGTTTAATCAGTAATCTTACAATCAACGAAATAATTAACTTTCCGTTAGGTAAGTAAGTTATTTCGTTTTTTACATATTTAAAGTATATATTTCACTTAATTTTTTAGTAACTAAAATGCTTGAATTAAAACATATCAGGGTATATGTTTTAATGATGAAATTAAGTGTGCTATTATTACAATATGCAGGCTATTATTTTTATAGAGGTGAGAGTAAAATGTTAGACTTTATTAAAGGCTTTTTCAAGTTTTTCTTCGGCTTAGCACTTATCGTGTCATTAGTTGTTGGCGTAGGTGTAGCAGTATTTGCTTATGTCTTTAAGAAAGATTTTGAAGACATTGAAAGAAGAACAAAAGAAATCGTTTCAGATATCGAATCTGGAAATGAATAATTAAGAGATAGCACTTGCTGGTTGATTCAGCAAGTGCATTTTCTGTTTTAGAGGCGAATTAAAGAAATTTGAGTAACGTCTAATAAAGAAAGTTTTACATTTTGTTTTGTTTTTAACTCCTGTCCAATCAATAATTGTTCTAAGGAGTCAATTTTTTTAGGCATCATATTCATCATGAGAATTCTTCCATTGTAAAAATAGCGTACTTTGATAGGGCAGTTCTTGTTGAAAGCAATATAAATTTTTTGGTTGAGTTCATGGATTTGATCTTCAGATAGTACAGGGCGTTCTACTTTTGTTTGATCTGTTACATATTGATGTAAACGTTCGAATTGTTCTGGTAAGGTGGCAAATGGTGCCCATTTTACCATTCCTCTTCCTTGAGGAATATTCGTCTCTAATTGGCTGCGTGGAATCTTCCGATAATCTGTTTCTGAATTTGAATATTTCAAAGTCATCACCTGCTCATTGTTCAAGTTGATAATTTAATTATACGAACACTTGTTCGCTATTTTAAGTAGATTTATGCTTATTTTAGATATAAAGTCGAACAACTAATATCGAAGTATTATCTTTTTGTACAAGAATATCTTACAATGATTAGTAATAGAGGAGGTTAAATAATGACGAAAGCAGGTTATATTGGATCTTATACAAAAAAAGAAGGAAAGGGCATTTATCGTTTCGTATTGGACGAAGCGAAAGCTGCAATTGAAAAAGTAGAAACAGGATTTGAAATTGAAGCATCAACTTATCTAGCAAGAAAAAATCAATTTTTATATGCGATAACAAAAGAAGGAGAACGTTGTGGCA
It encodes:
- the pmtB gene encoding phenol-soluble modulin export ABC transporter permease subunit PmtB, which codes for MKQLILRNLKLRKVSLIIYAALIIVSPFYHLFLNKHTVFGGIIYSILSVFVMFISLFDCGNAFRLQFKLGGNKAYYFNHSLPFSAQEQLNAHYLTTVLMSVAGAIVLTDYYNVPMGGEINGVEMTTPMYFIAINLIGHAIAFPKYSEVRRDFIPYWGFVVVVNFIVPVIFSMSLLLIAITTHSFKLIDNVLDYSINIFGIVFIIFGIILFGLTYFKQLKKINEAEQTY
- the pmtA gene encoding phenol-soluble modulin export ABC transporter ATP-binding protein PmtA, whose protein sequence is MNQNAIDVKQLNYKTNNFELNDITFRVPKGYVTGFIGSNGAGKTTLIRLIMNLIRPDSGNIEMLGFEMSNFEGEIKEKIGFIYSELYLNDKWTVKKCEQCISPMYEEWDESLFKHYIQKFNLPLNKKIKTFSTGMKMKLSFAIAFSHHAELYILDEPTSGLDPVARNEVLEIIQQELIDENKSVFFSTHIISDIEKIADHLVYLKDGQIIFDEQKHILLKEYQMIRGNTADLDEELKGYIINLKMKQTGFEGLTKEADAFIELFGDRVVITRPSIEELMVNIEQGDLSSDKLGDAL
- a CDS encoding DUF4097 family beta strand repeat-containing protein, coding for MNYSIHNGILKISEKQKNDIAPSINPFKKNKQNMTIEVPKKKLNDVNISTDVGDIDFEGVRANTATIWNNISDVNFNRSQINSVEIKSESSRLNFNHTSFNNGNVKIDNGSIKGDNSIVRDSVFIIERGNINLKNMEKTCDLKAFAKNGSINFDYQDKPKDTLLKLNPSDGKKVVNNPNFEDEKTGNGKNILEFYTNHGDIKIN
- a CDS encoding C45 family autoproteolytic acyltransferase/hydolase, with the translated sequence MQKVQSDIMTFRGSHFDLGVETGKWMKQTRLLQNREKEWKKRLPRFDIDANETHSIFQTYAPQIWEELIGMREVLELPIRQIVFNFAHYRFTPIKKDSGCTVFLGNDYLVRNYDYHPATYDGRYLLYQPNDGGYAQIGPTSRVTGRMDGLNGEGLAMGYNFMHRKKPANGFVCYMIGRLILELCKNTEEAIQLLSEIPHRSSFSYIMMDKNLNHAIVEVSPRDINVRYDRTCTNHFKLLTHENRNYTKESKERLARTLKQTDIQMDKRKAFELFNNPEYEIYSKLFSSWSGTIHTSMYNPETMEAWIALGENGTPVQIDFNKWLAGNELNIHSFDGYIDTEIQFASK
- a CDS encoding SE1626 family protein, whose amino-acid sequence is MKHLTKIFVVIAILSFLVSVYFQTTHQESSGIKLMLAAIMFMICAFISRNNDRRKKERDMQNKKK
- the pmtD gene encoding phenol-soluble modulin export ABC transporter permease subunit PmtD: MNIFQLVKHDIISIVKSPLTYLALILTFIPLIGVTALINQQMHKVNADMIMSAGSWFFSIVGLLFVIKTITRDIGQGTIQLYLNKVSNRIKYFIAKVISIVFISFLMTGILDLFVFIIQSATKGPDLKDEKFIQILWFYLIFFLFFGLLLFLISLIAPKPALIYALGIFLILIVPFAEPFLPMIPKIGDNIQKSLKYIPFSYLTSKTTSGNYTFSNWQWFISSASIVVLFIANALYITRKDI
- the pmtR gene encoding PSM export ABC transporter transcriptional regulator PmtR, whose amino-acid sequence is MKILLKNNSEYPIYEQIKQQIKENILKGYISPGEHLPSMRELAKDLRVSLITTKRAYEDLEKDGFVTTVRGRGTFVKEQDNAILKEKQFIVIEDLTKSIVKEAKTIGMSLEELTEIVTLIYEEESE
- the pmtC gene encoding phenol-soluble modulin export ABC transporter ATP-binding protein PmtC produces the protein MKLEHITKQYGENKVLDNIDFDFNQSRIVGLIGKNGVGKTTLMKIMNGNIINYKGKVDIKPEERIGYLIEHPKLYDNKTGLYNLKIFAQVLGSGFDKAYAQKIIDAFGMSPYIKKKVKKYSMGMKQKLAIAVSLMNKPKYLILDEPTNGMDPDGSIDVLETIQKLVNDLDMHILISSHKLEDIELICDRAVFLSDAHFVQDVDMSKGTPQDTTVLMLGKDLTDDQFKQVLDYLTVHYKILQSHKESGEISLKAIRDYKPLLKGLAGLEVFPEYIETRKTSLRDTYFNINQRGEHK
- a CDS encoding YolD-like family protein — its product is MTLKYSNSETDYRKIPRSQLETNIPQGRGMVKWAPFATLPEQFERLHQYVTDQTKVERPVLSEDQIHELNQKIYIAFNKNCPIKVRYFYNGRILMMNMMPKKIDSLEQLLIGQELKTKQNVKLSLLDVTQISLIRL
- a CDS encoding HAAS signaling domain-containing protein: MNKITFLNDLESELRWLPRKEQDRIMFKYEDIFYEGERNGRSEAEILESMEPPKKIAKEIYAQHAIDNAESAPNAQNVTKAVLATIGIGLMTLIIILIPLIFVVIIILALLLTSLVLLLAPIIMALANILDGFSHFLFSDFLFSISYTGLGIILIVLIFKLAEILYKLILKYLRWNLKIIKGSIQG
- a CDS encoding thioredoxin family protein, yielding MANLETYYKNSQDLNTYIDQMSENKEGLLSIYNDFSVPQNDERINKIKQKDYSKVLVISEDWCGDAMMNIAILKHISELLNLEVHVFHRDQDTDLIDQYLTNGKSRSIPIFVFLNDNFEQENVWGPRAKPVQKFVEKTRSDFLPDKDDPSYDEKAQQVHKAISNRFKTDSNLWKDVYDSIIDKLLNP